The Chionomys nivalis chromosome 6, mChiNiv1.1, whole genome shotgun sequence sequence GTGAACTCCTAGACACCAGTCGTACTGTATTGGCTTGCCAACTGTGCTTCACTGCCCACCTGCCTTCGAGGAAGAGGTGATGCTACAGCCAAGGGTAAAGAAAAGGTCCAGAGGTACAACTGGCCAATGATGTGGTCACCCATCACCACCTCCTttactcctctctcccttctccctttatGCCCTCAGCTAGTCCCGAAGAAGGCGATGGAGGTCCtcactgtatgtgtgtgaagaCCATCTCCTCTGGGATCCACCCTAAGCATATCACCGCCCTGGAGGTGATCAAGGCAGGACGCCACTGTGCGGTTCCCCAGCTCATGTGAGTCCTGCCCACACCCCTAGGTCTGTCCTCTCCGCTGCctgttcctttctgtctcttcccttcttccaacCAAGGCCCTGAAGGttgccttccttccctttcccctgacAGAGCCACTCTGAAGAATGGGAGGAAAATTTGCCTGGACAAGCAAGCACCTTTATATAAGAAAGTAATCAAGAAACTCCTGGAGAGCTAGGTTCTAACTGCCTAAATCTGCCATGTGTTATGTGGGATGCTGGAGTTTTGGCTATTTTCAATCTAAGGGCAACCTTCcaatgtttatattttcctttgagactaaataaatacattaaaccAAAGTGTCATAAAGTCAAATCATTTCTTTGTACTAAAATTAATGTTGACACATCATATGTAAGAAAACAGCTCCAGGActttaaagaaatacattttgaagAAAGATTTGGCCTAAGAACCGAATTTGATTGGTATCGTGGGTAATATTCCAGCTGatgaatatttgcatatttactCAATTACATTGTCTCATAATTACAGTTTAGTTTTGTGTGGTGATCAGCTTTGTCAATAATTCATTCCCaagttgcctttaaaaataagtacCTAAATCAAGCTTTGATTCTGCTTCCTTAAGATTTATACTCTATTATTatcataaaataacaaaacaaaacgagaAAGAATGCATAATGCTAATATGCCAATATTTCCAAGaaattatatgaaattatatttccatttattggttattaaagaatgtttatatttctaaaatcaaaatattaaaaacagctCCTGTTCTCCCATTATTGCCTAGAAGGGTTCTTCACTTAGCAAATTACAGTTCTATCGTGTCCGATAACATCTGTGGCTGTTGCTCTAAGTGTGTAGATGTCCTAGGTAGACTGTCTGTAGTATTCTTGGCTTCAGAAGTACCTTATTTGTAAGCCAATTTTCCTTAACAACCCATGACATCAGAAATATTAGTATGATATGATAAGCAGCCATGGGAACCCAGAAGTGGTACCAGgtgatgttttgcttttgttttttaaagagcagagaattttttaaaactttttattattattattattctttgcttctttcaCATCTGGTTTCTGCTACTCTGTCGAT is a genomic window containing:
- the LOC130876272 gene encoding platelet factor 4-like, coding for MSAAAVFRGPRPNPGLLLLGLLFLPAAIAIITASPEEGDGGPHCMCVKTISSGIHPKHITALEVIKAGRHCAVPQLIATLKNGRKICLDKQAPLYKKVIKKLLES